One window of Athalia rosae chromosome 2, iyAthRosa1.1, whole genome shotgun sequence genomic DNA carries:
- the LOC105692064 gene encoding histone deacetylase 3 → MSGNKKVSYFYSPDVGNFHYGPGHPMKPHRLSVIHSLVLNYGLHKKMQIYRPYRASTHDMCRFHSDEYVEFLQRVTPQNLQGYTKYLSHFNVGDDCPVFEGLFDFCSMYTGASLEGAIKLNNSCCDIAINWSGGLHHAKKFEASGFCYINDIVIAILELLKYHARVLYIDIDVHHGDGVQEAFYLTDRVMTVSFHKYGNYFFPGTGDMYEIGAESGRYYSVNVPLKEGIDDTSYVQVFKPVISNVMEFFQPTAIVLQCGADSLANDRLGCFSLSTKGHGECVKFVRDLNVPLLTVGGGGYTLRNVARCWTYETSLLVDEQISNELPYTEYLEYFAPDFTLHPEVVTRQDNANSKQYLEAITRHVYDNLKMVQHSPSVQMQDVPCDALPPEEERQPEPDPDSRQNHQDLDKQVEAANEYYSGDKDQDKPDVTET, encoded by the coding sequence ATGAGTGGGAACAAGAAAGTGTCATATTTCTATAGTCCTGATGTCGGGAATTTCCATTACGGACCTGGGCATCCCATGAAGCCTCATAGACTATCAGTGATTCATAGTTTGGTCTTGAACTATGGGCTTCACAAGAAAATGCAAATTTATAGACCATATCGTGCCAGCACACATGACATGTGTAGATTCCACTCCGACGAGTACGTTGAGTTCTTGCAACGAGTTACACCCCAAAACCTACAGGGATACACTAAATATTTAAGTCACTTTAATGTTGGCGATGACTGCCCTGTATTTGAGGGTTTATTTGACTTTTGTTCCATGTATACAGGAGCGTCGTTAGAGGGAGCAATAAAACTGAATAATAGCTGTTGCGATATTGCTATAAATTGGTCGGGTGGTCTACATCATGCCAAGAAATTTGAAGCTTCTGGTTTCTGCTATATCAATGATATCGTTATAGCTATTCTAGAGTTACTCAAATATCATGCTAGAGTTTTGTACATAGATATCGATGTGCACCATGGAGATGGTGTGCAAGAAGCATTTTATTTGACTGACAGAGTAATGACTGTCTCATTCCATAAATATGGTAATTACTTCTTTCCTGGTACAGGTGACATGTACGAAATTGGAGCAGAAAGTGGGAGATATTATTCCGTCAATGTTCCCCTAAAAGAGGGCATTGATGACACAAGTTACGTCCAAGTTTTCAAGCCAGTTATATCCAATGTTATGGAGTTTTTTCAGCCAACTGCCATAGTTCTGCAATGTGGCGCAGATTCATTAGCCAACGACCGACTTGGGTGCTTCAGCTTGAGCACTAAAGGACATGGCGAATGTGTTAAATTTGTACGTGACCTAAACGTGCCTTTGTTGACTGTTGGTGGAGGTGGATATACCCTGCGAAACGTCGCACGTTGTTGGACATATGAAACTTCACTGCTCGTCGATGAACAAATAAGCAACGAACTGCCTTACACCGAATACTTGGAATACTTTGCGCCAGATTTTACTCTTCATCCAGAGGTGGTTACTAGACAGGATAATGCTAATAGCAAACAGTATTTAGAGGCAATAACTAGGCATGTCTACGATAATCTGAAAATGGTCCAACACTCGCCTAGTGTACAGATGCAGGATGTCCCATGCGATGCACTACCTCCAGAAGAGGAAAGGCAACCTGAACCTGACCCAGATTCGAGGCAAAATCACCAAGATCTGGATAAGCAGGTTGAAGCTGCAAATGAGTATTACAGTGGTGATAAAGATCAGGATAAACCTGACGTGACAGAAACATGA